AGGCCAGTGGGCCTGATGTACTATTTATTTACATAAAAAAGCGTAACGTGGTCGCTGCCACGATGTCTTGGTTGATGAGCAGAACTATATCGTAAGTTTTTATGCACATGTAAATTCGGTTGACACAGCTAGGTTTCCACATAAATTTTTTAAGGTTTACAAATATTCTCATTTACAATTCGTCGAGTTATAATTTTCAATATAGCAATTGATGTTTATTACTTTATACTTCATAAAGAAATAAGATTTTTTTAAAAAATAATTATAGTATCGTAAGTTTTTATATATGAATCACATTCCAAAAAAATATTATATTGCAAATTGGAAGACGTATCAGTCAATTTCAACAATTAAAAGATTTATACAAGCATCTAATCAAGAAGCAGACTGGCATGAAACTATAATTAATTCTTACATTGGAATTGCAGCATCCTATGAACACCTTTATTATTTGCATAAAAAAATTTCAAAGCTTGCCATGCACCTTGGTTCTCAAGACTGTTCAGCTTTTTTGCCTGGCGCTTATACAGGACAAGTTTCAATAGAATCATTGCAAGATATGAATATATCATTTTGCTTAGTTGGTCACAGTGAGGTTCGAGCAGAGCTTGGTCAAAGTGATATGCTGATAAGCTCCAAGTTTAAAATGTTACTTGCAGCAAACATATCTCCTATTATGTGTATTGGAGAAACGCTTGCGCAAAAAAATGATGGTATGGCTTTGCAGGTTTTATATGATCAACTTGAACATATTTTAAATTTTTTACAATCGTATACTGGTTCTACTAAAATTTTTATAGCATATGAACCACGGTACTGCATTGGTACTGGTATTGTTCCCTCATCAGATGATTTACAAAAGGTTTTTTGTTTTTTAAAGAGTTTGGTGCAACAACTTCCTATTGCTAAAAACGTGATGTTTTTATATGGTGGGAGTGTTTCAAGCAAAACAGTGCAGCAGTTGCATGATATTAAAGAAATTTCAGGTTTTTTGATTGGAAAAGCGAGTATTGATTTTCAAGAGTTAAAAAAAATAGTACAATCAGACGGTAGAATGGTATAAAATTTTTTTATAAACAAGAGCGAAGGTTTTTTATGATTATTTTTTCTTTATTAACTTTTTTGTATGGCCTTATGTGTTGCGTTATTGTACTTCTTGTACTTATTCAACGTGGTAAAGGAAGCATGGGTCTTGGTAACATGGGTGGAAATAACCAAATGCTTTTTGGTAGTTCTGGTGGACAAGATGTTTTTCAAACAGCAACATGGATTTTATGCGCATTGCTTCTTGGTGGGTCATTAGTTTTATCTACATTAAAAAGTCGATATGGTAAACCACTTTCAAAAATAACATACACAAGAAATATTCCTGCAGACAACAATCAGAACGAAGATTCGCAAGAGCAAGCTGTTTAAAAAACAGTTTGTTTACACCGTAAGGTTGTCGTATGGCACTTGAATTATTTGGGTTTATTGGAAAAAATGTTTTACAAGCTTGTCATGGATTTGGGCAGTATGCTCTGTTTGTTACTCAAGCTGGAAAAACAGCATGCACCATGAAACTTAAAGTCAGTAAACTATTTGTGCAAATGGAAAGGATTGGAATCCAGTCCCTTCCTATTAGCATTCTTACCGGTTTTTTTGCAGGAGCTGTTCTTGCTTTGCAGACGTACTCAGGATTCCGTCAATTTGGTTCAGAAGCAATGATTGGGCCAGTAGTTGCCATGACTATCACCCGAGAGCTAGGGCCAGTCTTAACTGGTCTTATGGTTGCAGGGCGATGTAGTTCTGGAATAGCTGCTGAAATTGGTACCATGCGAATAACTGAACAGCTTGATGCGCTTGAAACATTATGTATTAATAATTTTCAATATCTTATTGTTCCAAGAATTTTGGCTGCAACTATTGTTTTACCATTCCTCGCTATATTTTCTATGGCATTTGGTATTCTTGGTGGTTATTTAGTATGTGTGTATGTTTTTTATTTAAATCCAATTGGATACATTGATGGAGTTAAAGAATTTTTAACTATTACTGATATCTCAGGCGGCTTAATCAAAGCTGCTGCATTTGGATTTATACTTTCTTCTGTAGGCGCTCTTAAAGGGTATTATACCTGGGGCGGAGCTAAAGGCGTTGGTATTGCAACGACCCAAAGTGTTGTTGCTGCATCTATTGCTATTTTAATATCAAATTATTTTCTCGCTATTTTACTTTTTGAGACGTTGTAATGCATAGATCAAAAATAAAAATTGTTAATTTAAAAAAACAGTTTAGCGATACCGGTCGTTATATCACCGATGGATTAACGCTTGATATTCCTGAAGGAAAATTAACGTGTATAATTGGTCGTTCAGGTGAAGGTAAATCAGTTTTACTTAAACAGATCATCGGTCTTATTGAGCCAACATCAGGCTCTATTTTTGTTGATGGTAAAGATACCGTTGGACTTGTTGGCAAAGATAGAATTAGTAATTTTAAAAAATTTGGGTATGTTTTTCAATCTGCAGCATTGCTTGACTCTTTAACAGTATTTGAAAATATTGGAATTGTTGATTTAGAAGATGGAATTGATCCTGCTCTTGTTCGTAAACGGGTGCAAGAAAAATTGTCGTTAGTTGACCTTGATCAAAG
This genomic interval from Candidatus Chromulinivorax destructor contains the following:
- a CDS encoding triose-phosphate isomerase family protein codes for the protein MNHIPKKYYIANWKTYQSISTIKRFIQASNQEADWHETIINSYIGIAASYEHLYYLHKKISKLAMHLGSQDCSAFLPGAYTGQVSIESLQDMNISFCLVGHSEVRAELGQSDMLISSKFKMLLAANISPIMCIGETLAQKNDGMALQVLYDQLEHILNFLQSYTGSTKIFIAYEPRYCIGTGIVPSSDDLQKVFCFLKSLVQQLPIAKNVMFLYGGSVSSKTVQQLHDIKEISGFLIGKASIDFQELKKIVQSDGRMV
- the secG gene encoding preprotein translocase subunit SecG, whose product is MIIFSLLTFLYGLMCCVIVLLVLIQRGKGSMGLGNMGGNNQMLFGSSGGQDVFQTATWILCALLLGGSLVLSTLKSRYGKPLSKITYTRNIPADNNQNEDSQEQAV
- a CDS encoding MlaE family ABC transporter permease; its protein translation is MALELFGFIGKNVLQACHGFGQYALFVTQAGKTACTMKLKVSKLFVQMERIGIQSLPISILTGFFAGAVLALQTYSGFRQFGSEAMIGPVVAMTITRELGPVLTGLMVAGRCSSGIAAEIGTMRITEQLDALETLCINNFQYLIVPRILAATIVLPFLAIFSMAFGILGGYLVCVYVFYLNPIGYIDGVKEFLTITDISGGLIKAAAFGFILSSVGALKGYYTWGGAKGVGIATTQSVVAASIAILISNYFLAILLFETL
- a CDS encoding ABC transporter ATP-binding protein; the encoded protein is MHRSKIKIVNLKKQFSDTGRYITDGLTLDIPEGKLTCIIGRSGEGKSVLLKQIIGLIEPTSGSIFVDGKDTVGLVGKDRISNFKKFGYVFQSAALLDSLTVFENIGIVDLEDGIDPALVRKRVQEKLSLVDLDQSTIDKYPSELSGGMKKRVDLARTLMGNPEIILYDEPTTGLDPITVKVVHELISSMQKKLNVTSVVISHDVDIFNYADKVALLYEGKIETELSAQGIWESQDPYIYQFIRGLPHGPIQLEHVVIKNKA